One Aegilops tauschii subsp. strangulata cultivar AL8/78 chromosome 7, Aet v6.0, whole genome shotgun sequence genomic window carries:
- the LOC109776181 gene encoding disease resistance protein RGA5, protein MEAAARALTPVLRKLGELLAREYNLENRVKKGVQSLLIELEMMHAVLREVGKVPLYQLQEPVRIWAGKVRDLSCDMEDAVDDFLVRVGEGSGSKPTDMRTRVKKFLKKTTKLFVKGKALHQICDAIEEAQDLAKELADLRKRYELDMCSTTSGATIDPRVLALHKNVEELVGVDRTRDELIKTLICEDGSPKEQLKTISIVGVGGLGKTTLTKAVYEKIKTQFDCVAFVLVGQNPDIKKVFKDLLYGLDTEKFSDIHNTTRDENLLIKQISDYLVDKRYLIVIDDIWEEQIWRCINCALYKNKLHSRVITTTRNMSVSEACLSSSDDMIHKMKPLSDEESQILLHRRIFQSEEKCPEDLRAVSREILKKCGGVPLAIITIASLLVSNQRIKQKEEWMHVHSSMGRGVTEGGIVKDMKRILSLSYYDLPSHLKACLLYLSIFPEDFEINRDLLIWRWLAEGFIQCDKDETRLFEIGKSYFNELMNRSLIQPAETNYEGTVVTCRIHDMVLDLICSLSSEENFISILDNAEWNAPNPQRKFRRLSLHNIKAKVQNHQIESTSLSKVRTFAVFSPVTCDWLPSLSSFQFLRVLDLGNCGSHESSSGISLKYVGNLIHLRYLGLKDADVRELPMDIGKLQLLQTLDIRDTSIKELPASVVQLRNLICLRVNYRVRPPKGMGSLMSLEVLEQVGLPSSPHIAEELIHLTEVRTLSIDCANMNEDLIDILIKSLGNLHKLQNLSIIYGGGLIDRMRESWVPPPNLRSFYSWCPSFPAWFSRLPKWVNSSSLPHLSTMKIDVEELQGDDIRIIGMLPALRFLRLAAKRVMGRLVVRANAFPSARSCVFRGFLTPPCLFPPGAMPRVQRLDFKVSARSIASGQVDCGMGHLPSLEHVRVSLWCENSSDEEMETAKAWLRRAAEAHPKCPTIQIHVSQGLEDHESSFPEYGLNKILESGTVIPSVAVNVVPTFR, encoded by the exons ATGGAGGCTGCTGCTCGGGCATTGACCCCTGTCCTCCGTAAGCTCGGTGAGCTGCTCGCCAGAGAATACAACCTGGAGAACCGAGTAAAGAAAGGTGTACAGTCACTCCTTATAGAGTTGGAGATGATGCACGCCGTActtcgtgaggttggcaaggtgcCGCTGTATCAGCTCCAGGAGCCGGTCCGGATTTGGGCTGGCAAGGTGAGAGACCTGTCTTGTGACATGGAAGACGCTGTTGACGACTTCCTGGTGCGTGTTGGTGAGGGTTCAGGCAGTAAGCCAACGGACATGAGGACTCGAGTCAAGAAGTTCCTCAAGAAGACCACCAAACTGTTTGTTAAGGGCAAAGCACTTCATCAAATATGTGATGCCATTGAAGAAGCTCAGGATCTTGCCAAGGAGTTGGCGGACCTACGTAAAAGGTATGAGCTTGACATGTGTAGCACTACCAGCGGTGCTACCATTGACCCTCGTGTGTTAGCTCTACACAAAAATGTAGAGGAGCTTGTTGGGGTTGACCGCACAAGGGATGAGCTTATCAAAACACTGATTTGTGAGGACGGGAGTCCCAAGGAGCAATTGAAGACGATCTCTATTGTTGGTGTTGGTGGGCTAGGCAAGACAACGCTCACCAAAGCAGTCTATGAGAAGATCAAAACCCAATTTGATTGTGTGGCTTTTGTCCTCGTGGGTCAGAACCCAGATATCAAGAAAGTTTTCAAGGACTTACTCTATGGCCTTGACACTGAAAAGTTCAGTGACATTCATAATACAACACGGGATGAAAATCTACTCATCAAGCAAATCAGTGATTACCTTGTGGATAAGAG GTACCTCATCGTAATCGATGATATATGGGAAGAACAAATATGGAGATGTATAAATTGTGCTTTGTATAAAAACAAACTTCATAGTCGGGTAATCACAACAACCCGCAATATGAGTGTGTCTGAAGCATGTCTCTCTTCCAGTGATGACATGATTCACAAAATGAAACCTCTTTCCGATGAAGAGTCGCAGATACTCTTGCATAGAAGAATATTTCAAAGCGAGGAGAAATGTCCAGAAGATTTGCGAGCAGTATCAAGAGAGATACTGAAGAAATGTGGTGGAGTACCATTAGCCATCATTACAATAGCTAGCCTTCTAGTCAGTAACCAAAGGATAAAGCAGAAAGAAGAATGGATGCATGTGCACAGTTCGATGGGCCGTGGAGTTACAGAAGGTGGTATTGTGAAGGACATGAAGAGGATATTATCACTCAGCTATTATGATTTGCCTTCGCATCTGAAGGCTTGTTTGTTATACCTAAGCATCTTTCCTGAAGACTTTGAGATTAACAGAGATTTGCTGATATGGAGGTGGCTTGCTGAAGGGTTTATCCAATGTGACAAAGATGAAACCAGGCTGTTTGAGATCGGAAAGAGCTACTTCAACGAGCTTATGAACAGGAGCTTGATCCAGCCAGCGGAAACCAATTATGAAGGAACAGTAGTAACTTGCCGTATACATGATATGGTGCTTGACCTTATATGCTCGCTGTCAAGTGAGGAGAATTTTATCTCCATATTGGATAATGCGGAGTGGAATGCACCTAATCCGCAAAGAAAATTTCGCAGGTTATCACTTCATAATATCAAGGCAAAGGTTCAGAACCATCAGATTGAAAGCACTAGCCTGTCAAAAGTGAGGACCTTTGCTGTTTTTTCTCCTGTTACCTGTGATTGGTTGCCATCTCTCTCAAGCTTTCAATTTTTGCGTGTGCTGGATCTTGGAAATTGTGGCAGCCATGAAAGTAGCTCTGGCATCAGCCTCAAGTATGTAGGGAATTTAATTCACCTAAGGTACCTAGGGCTCAAGGATGCAGATGTTCGCGAACTCCCAATGGACATAGGCAAGTTGCAGCTTTTGCAGACACTGGATATAAGAGACACTAGTATAAAAGAATTACCTGCAAGTGTTGTTCAGCTCAGAAATTTGATATGCCTACGTGTCAATTATAGGGTGAGGCCGCCAAAAGGAATGGGGAGCTTGATGTCCCTTGAAGTGCTGGAACAAGTAGGCTTACCCTCATCTCCTCACATTGCGGAAGAGCTGATTCATCTGACAGAGGTTAGGACACTCAGTATTGACTGTGCTAACATGAACGAGGATTTGATTGATATATTAATCAAGTCTCTAGGCAACCTGCACAAATTGCAAAATTTGTCTATTATTTATGGTGGCGGATTGATAGATCGCATGCGTGAAAGCTGGGTGCCCCCTCCAAACCTCCGTAGTTTTTATTCATGGTGTCCCTCTTTTCCTGCGTGGTTCTCGAGACTTCCAAAGTGGGTTAATTCAAGTTCGCTTCCCCACCTCTCCACCATGAAAATAGATGTGGAAGAACTGCAAGGGGATGACATTCGGATCATTGGGATGCTGCCTGCTCTTCGGTTTCTGCGACTTGCTGCAAAACGCGTGATGGGAAGGTTGGTTGTGAGGGCCAATGCATTCCCATCTGCGAGAAGCTGCGTATTCAGAGGGTTTCTGACACCGCCGTGCCTTTTTCCACCTGGAGCTATGCCAAGGGTTCAACGCCTTGACTTCAAGGTCTCTGCGCGGTCGATCGCGAGTGGTCAGGTTGACTGCGGCATGGGCCACCTCCCTTCTCTCGAGCATGTCCGGGTTTCTCTGTGGTGTGAGAATTCCAGCGATGAAGAGATGGAGACAGCCAAGGCTTGGCTGAGGCGCGCAGCAGAAGCCCATCCAAAATGTCCCACCATTCAAATCCATGTCAGCCAAGGCTTGGAAGACCATGAATCCTCTTTCCCTGAATAC GGCTTGAACAAAATCCTGGAGTCAGGTACTGTAATTCCATCAGTTGCTGTGAATGTTGTTCCAACATTCCGATAG